In a genomic window of Jaculus jaculus isolate mJacJac1 chromosome 8, mJacJac1.mat.Y.cur, whole genome shotgun sequence:
- the LOC101611286 gene encoding small integral membrane protein 15-like has product MLDIKAWAESVVECAAKDPCGFLTTVMLALTPLFLASAVLSWKLAKMTEAKEKEQKKKKRQENIAKAKRLKKD; this is encoded by the coding sequence ATGCTTGACATAAAGGCCTGGGCTGAGTCTGTCGTGGAATGCGCTGCAAAAGACCCATGTGGCTTCCTTACCACAGTCATGCTGGCCCTCACTCCACTCTTCCTAGCAAGCGCTGTCCTGTCCTGGAAATTGGCCAAGATGACTGAGGCCaaggagaaagagcaaaagaagaaaaaacgtCAAGAAAATATTGCCAAAGCTAAACGactaaaaaaagattaa